One genomic segment of Halalkalicoccus jeotgali B3 includes these proteins:
- a CDS encoding DUF7563 family protein produces the protein MPECDECGQHVTADFHRVFADNDGTLYGCPDCLSATAIKNGKATGR, from the coding sequence ATGCCTGAGTGCGACGAATGTGGCCAGCACGTAACGGCCGATTTCCACCGCGTATTCGCCGATAACGATGGGACGCTCTATGGCTGTCCCGATTGTCTGAGTGCGACGGCGATCAAGAACGGAAAAGCAACGGGCCGCTGA
- a CDS encoding DUF4397 domain-containing protein, with protein MTDHDDANDRTNRQTGRMPDYPLNRSWSAGLHVSNEATKEETDAARHSSSRRGFLAGTAAVGLGAAGLASPAGADNHDDSEKDTGNSELEDGARIVHLSPDAPIVDVYVDGELWFEDVEPFATQTPYLEYVPGTYTVQFTPAGEGPEAAVLEREVTFEEGRYTVAAVGEACAGSDEPLRIVPFEDDTTPTSSGHARVRGIHASVDAPCVDFTVRTGEETVFENLGFGEGNYGEVAADETVLEIRESATGEIVERFDIGFEAGAVYTVFALGYVDPTTAPESAVENASFALGITEDAIPGER; from the coding sequence ATGACTGACCACGACGACGCGAACGATAGGACGAACCGACAAACCGGCCGAATGCCCGATTACCCACTAAACAGGAGCTGGTCGGCTGGTCTGCACGTGAGTAACGAAGCAACTAAAGAGGAGACTGACGCTGCTCGTCACAGCTCTTCTCGGCGTGGGTTCTTAGCTGGAACCGCGGCTGTGGGACTCGGCGCCGCCGGACTTGCCTCACCGGCCGGCGCCGACAACCACGACGATAGCGAGAAGGACACTGGAAACTCCGAACTCGAGGACGGTGCACGCATCGTTCACCTCTCGCCGGATGCCCCTATCGTGGATGTGTACGTCGACGGGGAACTGTGGTTTGAGGATGTCGAGCCGTTCGCGACCCAGACACCGTACCTCGAGTACGTGCCTGGAACGTACACGGTCCAGTTCACACCTGCCGGTGAGGGCCCCGAGGCGGCGGTCCTCGAACGTGAAGTCACCTTTGAGGAAGGACGCTATACGGTTGCCGCCGTTGGCGAGGCCTGTGCGGGAAGCGACGAACCACTACGGATCGTTCCCTTCGAAGACGATACGACCCCCACGTCGTCGGGACACGCCCGTGTCCGGGGCATTCACGCGTCAGTCGACGCTCCATGTGTCGACTTCACCGTTCGAACCGGCGAAGAGACCGTCTTTGAGAACCTTGGATTCGGAGAGGGGAATTACGGCGAAGTGGCCGCTGACGAAACGGTTCTTGAGATACGCGAGAGCGCGACCGGTGAGATCGTTGAGCGCTTCGATATCGGGTTCGAGGCGGGGGCAGTCTACACGGTGTTCGCCCTCGGATACGTTGATCCAACTACTGCACCCGAAAGCGCGGTCGAAAACGCCTCGTTTGCACTTGGGATTACTGAGGACGCGATACCGGGTGAACGGTAA
- a CDS encoding PhzF family phenazine biosynthesis protein has translation MPTNPVHIVDVFAQKKYTGNQLAVVHEASNLSTDEMLAFTRETNFSEATFIESVDTTVGEYDVRIFDPTEEIPFAGHPTLGTAFVIREYLTDDRPDQLTLNLGVGEIPVWVEADGDDEFYWMKQIQPSFEDKLTPELIADILGLDQADIDDSYPIKLVSTGLPTVIVPLTSLDAVQRAETQLDPYYSDLIDPLGNVNLLVFAPETYDDNDLNVRVFADCGGVPEDPATGSSNGCLAAYLVQEDYFESDEIEVTVEQGYEMNRPSLLRLRASQSTDGIDVEVGGRVLPVLSGQLR, from the coding sequence ATGCCAACCAACCCCGTCCATATCGTCGATGTATTCGCACAGAAAAAGTACACCGGCAATCAATTAGCAGTCGTTCACGAGGCGTCCAATCTCTCCACCGATGAGATGCTTGCGTTCACCCGCGAGACAAACTTCTCCGAAGCCACCTTCATCGAATCGGTCGACACAACTGTTGGTGAGTATGACGTCCGCATCTTCGATCCCACCGAGGAGATTCCGTTTGCTGGCCATCCGACATTGGGTACGGCGTTCGTGATTCGTGAGTATCTCACAGACGATCGGCCAGACCAACTCACACTCAACCTTGGCGTGGGCGAAATTCCCGTCTGGGTCGAAGCAGATGGCGATGACGAATTCTACTGGATGAAGCAAATCCAGCCATCATTTGAGGACAAACTTACACCGGAATTGATCGCAGACATTCTTGGGCTCGATCAGGCCGATATCGACGATTCGTATCCAATCAAACTCGTATCAACAGGACTTCCAACCGTTATCGTCCCATTGACCTCTCTTGATGCCGTTCAGCGAGCCGAGACGCAACTGGACCCATACTACAGTGATCTTATCGATCCTCTTGGTAACGTGAACCTCCTCGTGTTCGCTCCCGAGACGTACGACGATAACGACCTGAACGTCCGCGTCTTTGCCGACTGTGGGGGCGTTCCGGAAGATCCTGCAACAGGCTCCTCGAATGGGTGTCTCGCTGCCTATCTCGTTCAGGAAGACTATTTCGAGTCCGATGAGATCGAAGTGACGGTCGAACAAGGATACGAGATGAATCGTCCCTCACTGCTTCGGCTCCGAGCATCCCAATCAACAGATGGTATCGATGTCGAAGTTGGTGGACGCGTACTACCGGTCTTGAGTGGGCAGCTTCGATAA
- a CDS encoding multicopper oxidase domain-containing protein yields the protein MNEQSSPGHTQDRTDEAQSLDHPATTRREFMIGAGAAATTLSGAAANMDLDEVVPEEPDKGGKVRHFDVHAISVDIVYNAFGQHQPNGVIYVLEENLKAARRASGCAPGGDVDTSVIQPLTIRANEGDIVEIDFHNHLDCQASIHQYGLPYEVNESDGLAVGYNEDTTVAPDDSITYRWYANHQGTHFFGDGASPAMMSDPEEEFDDNNLQSRGLFGALAVESPGAEWTDPKTGGKLKSGTKADIHEPDGVSHREFSVFYHDAIDVVNADGSDPVWPGTDNPQSVHGINYRAATTSARLETEEGIEEEDTFYSSWVHGDPGGGDLVFPCYTGDPVKMCVVGAQHEENHVHHLHGHRWKGVSGETESDTIDSQTIGPTATWEARLTVAHGPGTLNPDLDFEEAFAVGAGDDEQTGDYLFHCHMFPHYGEGMNALMRVLDKEQKELQLLENNDPPLDANSEIEGFPDFIPGEDGELPPKPPGSQEREAEQPDEAEALGEIVPGAPYNDPCDPEGIDPEVIGETREYTIVALPANVVYNDAGDHDPEGKVYVLEDDAEAVRSGKMNPEPLVIRANVGDCVEVTFKNELESGKSVHPHFVRFDPLGSDSANVGYNYDQGADPEETMHYRWFANEEGTIFFHDHITGIPESQNGTFAGIIVEPEDSTWHDPHTGEEIESGTQAIINPGDEDEDPFREFALLYHDFAPLKNCDGEFINQQMEHNQNAGSGAINYRTAPYFRRNNDDPAYLHSSRLHGDPPTPTLEAYTGDPVRIRLLQGPYEEQHNLTIHGIRGQQDGLQRAETTSQIIGPSEAFSFELTMEDTLIDPLHEQLNPDGLPIWDHVYGSEPVQDLWEGLWGIFRLFGAEVEHLQSLPDRDAPSGTISTEELREMGHPAPFSDFDWTKVGHKAKLLYGEDDDRRFVPDKDERQNDNVGKRPPEAKDPGDPCPEGTPTRTYNVTAIQTEIEYNDYGDHDPYGIVYVLDDEVEAVKNGKNPEPLTIRANAGECVEINLTNALGDLDDEHSHPTFDIQPDADWNRSKRISLTPQNLLFDDQGSAGMAAGFNFDSTIAPGKTRTYRWYANSAPVNGEENDNGPQARSIGTGVLSDFADVRSNRHHGAFGNLIVEPEGSKWLDPETGKPVKNGAQAMITGHDGEDFREFALMFTEGMYIVNDDGDCPIPRAGLADEEDVDVEELADEPCNQILEQEDQGFQGINYRSEPFAHRFDNDERQYKVYSSEVHGDPNTPLLRAYTNDPVTLRVSQPADRANGISFHCAGHQWRRNNIPESRLVGTQDDISTAAAREFVLEGGANGAGDYVYQERKTKFYLEGGLWGIMRVRDALEKFDTKVLPLPDRAREFGGKGEPRDALAFGSDSDSEQLTVVDLLGNMKGD from the coding sequence ATGAACGAGCAATCGTCACCTGGACACACCCAGGATCGAACGGACGAAGCACAGTCACTCGACCACCCAGCCACCACCCGACGCGAGTTCATGATCGGTGCCGGCGCCGCCGCCACCACGCTTAGTGGCGCGGCCGCGAACATGGATCTCGACGAAGTCGTTCCCGAAGAACCCGACAAGGGGGGCAAAGTCAGACACTTCGACGTGCACGCGATCAGCGTCGATATCGTCTACAACGCGTTCGGCCAGCACCAGCCAAACGGCGTGATCTACGTCCTCGAGGAGAATCTGAAGGCTGCGCGCCGGGCCTCGGGCTGTGCGCCCGGCGGCGATGTCGACACGTCGGTGATCCAACCGCTTACGATCCGCGCCAATGAGGGCGACATCGTTGAGATCGACTTTCACAACCACCTTGACTGTCAGGCCTCGATCCACCAGTACGGCCTCCCCTACGAGGTCAACGAGAGCGACGGCCTCGCGGTCGGGTACAACGAGGACACGACCGTCGCGCCCGACGATTCGATCACCTACCGCTGGTACGCGAACCACCAGGGAACCCACTTCTTCGGCGACGGTGCCAGCCCTGCGATGATGAGCGATCCCGAGGAGGAGTTCGACGACAACAACCTCCAGTCGCGCGGGCTCTTCGGCGCGCTCGCCGTCGAGTCGCCTGGCGCCGAGTGGACCGACCCGAAGACCGGCGGGAAGCTGAAAAGCGGGACGAAAGCCGACATCCACGAACCCGACGGCGTGAGCCACCGCGAGTTCTCCGTCTTCTATCACGACGCCATCGACGTCGTCAACGCCGACGGGAGCGACCCCGTCTGGCCCGGCACCGACAATCCCCAGAGCGTCCACGGGATCAACTACCGCGCGGCGACGACGAGCGCCAGACTCGAAACCGAAGAGGGCATCGAGGAAGAAGATACCTTCTACAGTTCGTGGGTCCACGGCGACCCCGGCGGGGGCGACCTCGTCTTTCCCTGCTATACGGGCGATCCCGTCAAGATGTGCGTCGTCGGTGCCCAACACGAGGAGAACCACGTCCACCACCTGCACGGCCACCGTTGGAAGGGCGTTTCCGGTGAAACCGAATCGGACACCATTGACTCCCAGACGATCGGCCCGACCGCGACGTGGGAGGCTCGACTGACCGTCGCCCACGGGCCAGGTACTCTCAATCCCGACCTAGACTTCGAGGAGGCGTTCGCGGTCGGCGCGGGCGACGACGAACAGACCGGCGACTACCTGTTCCACTGCCACATGTTCCCCCACTACGGCGAGGGGATGAACGCGCTGATGCGCGTGCTCGACAAGGAACAAAAGGAGCTCCAGTTGCTGGAGAACAACGACCCGCCGCTCGACGCGAACTCCGAGATCGAGGGATTCCCGGACTTCATCCCCGGCGAGGACGGCGAACTCCCGCCCAAGCCGCCGGGATCTCAAGAGCGCGAAGCGGAACAACCCGACGAGGCCGAGGCGCTCGGTGAGATCGTCCCCGGTGCGCCGTACAATGATCCCTGTGACCCGGAGGGGATCGACCCCGAGGTGATCGGCGAGACCCGCGAGTACACCATCGTCGCGCTGCCAGCGAACGTCGTTTATAATGACGCCGGCGATCACGATCCCGAGGGGAAGGTCTACGTCCTCGAGGACGACGCCGAGGCGGTGCGCTCGGGGAAGATGAACCCCGAGCCGCTCGTGATCCGCGCGAACGTCGGTGATTGTGTCGAGGTCACGTTCAAAAACGAACTCGAGTCCGGTAAGTCGGTCCACCCCCACTTCGTCAGGTTCGATCCGCTCGGATCCGACTCGGCGAACGTCGGGTACAACTACGATCAGGGGGCCGATCCCGAGGAGACGATGCACTACCGGTGGTTCGCCAACGAGGAGGGAACGATCTTCTTCCACGACCACATCACCGGGATCCCAGAATCGCAGAACGGCACGTTCGCGGGAATCATTGTCGAGCCTGAAGATTCAACGTGGCACGACCCCCACACGGGCGAGGAGATCGAGAGCGGAACCCAGGCGATCATCAACCCCGGCGACGAGGACGAGGATCCGTTCCGCGAGTTTGCGCTGCTCTATCACGACTTCGCCCCGCTGAAGAACTGCGACGGCGAGTTCATCAACCAGCAGATGGAGCATAACCAGAACGCGGGTTCGGGCGCGATCAACTACCGCACCGCGCCGTACTTCCGGCGCAACAATGACGATCCCGCCTACCTTCACAGTTCGCGCCTGCACGGCGACCCGCCGACGCCCACGCTGGAGGCTTACACGGGCGATCCCGTCCGGATCCGATTGCTCCAGGGGCCCTACGAGGAGCAGCACAACCTCACGATCCACGGCATCCGGGGCCAGCAAGACGGCCTCCAGCGCGCGGAGACCACCTCGCAGATCATCGGCCCCTCGGAGGCGTTCTCCTTCGAACTCACGATGGAGGACACGCTGATCGACCCGCTGCACGAACAGCTGAACCCGGACGGGTTGCCGATCTGGGACCACGTCTATGGCTCCGAGCCCGTTCAGGACCTCTGGGAGGGGCTATGGGGGATCTTCCGGCTGTTTGGCGCCGAGGTTGAACACCTCCAGTCGCTGCCCGACCGCGACGCGCCCAGTGGAACGATCAGCACCGAGGAACTCCGCGAGATGGGCCACCCCGCCCCGTTCAGCGACTTCGATTGGACGAAGGTCGGTCACAAGGCGAAGTTACTGTACGGCGAGGACGACGACCGGCGGTTCGTCCCCGACAAGGATGAGCGTCAGAACGACAACGTCGGGAAGCGCCCGCCGGAAGCGAAAGACCCCGGCGATCCCTGCCCCGAGGGGACGCCAACCAGAACGTACAACGTCACCGCGATCCAGACCGAGATCGAGTACAACGACTACGGCGATCACGACCCCTACGGGATCGTCTACGTGCTCGACGACGAGGTCGAGGCCGTGAAAAACGGGAAGAACCCCGAACCGCTGACGATCCGTGCGAACGCCGGCGAGTGCGTCGAGATCAACCTCACAAACGCGCTTGGCGACCTCGACGACGAGCATTCCCATCCGACGTTCGACATCCAGCCGGACGCTGACTGGAACCGTTCGAAGCGGATCTCGCTGACGCCCCAGAACCTACTGTTCGACGACCAGGGCTCGGCCGGCATGGCCGCCGGATTCAACTTCGATTCGACGATCGCGCCCGGCAAGACGCGCACCTATCGGTGGTATGCGAATTCGGCGCCGGTCAACGGCGAGGAGAACGACAACGGTCCGCAGGCTCGCTCGATCGGGACGGGCGTGCTTTCCGATTTCGCGGACGTGCGCAGCAACCGCCACCACGGTGCCTTTGGCAACCTGATCGTGGAACCCGAAGGCTCGAAGTGGCTCGACCCCGAGACCGGAAAGCCCGTCAAGAACGGCGCCCAGGCGATGATCACGGGTCACGATGGCGAGGATTTCCGGGAGTTCGCCTTGATGTTCACCGAGGGGATGTACATCGTCAACGACGACGGGGACTGCCCGATTCCGCGGGCGGGACTCGCCGACGAAGAGGACGTCGACGTCGAAGAACTAGCGGACGAGCCGTGTAATCAGATCCTCGAACAGGAGGATCAAGGCTTCCAGGGAATTAACTACCGCTCGGAACCGTTCGCCCATCGGTTCGACAACGATGAGCGCCAGTACAAGGTCTACAGTTCGGAAGTGCACGGCGACCCGAACACGCCGTTGCTGCGGGCGTACACGAACGACCCGGTGACGCTGCGCGTGAGCCAGCCCGCCGACCGGGCCAACGGGATCTCGTTCCACTGTGCGGGTCATCAGTGGCGGCGGAACAACATCCCCGAATCGCGGTTAGTCGGCACGCAGGACGACATCTCGACGGCTGCGGCCCGCGAATTCGTGCTCGAGGGCGGGGCCAACGGCGCCGGCGACTACGTCTATCAGGAGCGCAAGACGAAGTTCTACCTCGAAGGAGGGCTCTGGGGGATCATGCGCGTTCGGGATGCACTGGAGAAGTTCGATACGAAGGTGTTGCCGCTCCCTGATCGAGCCCGGGAGTTCGGGGGTAAGGGAGAACCGCGTGATGCGCTCGCATTCGGGTCAGATTCCGACTCGGAGCAACTCACAGTGGTCGATCTGCTCGGAAATATGAAAGGAGACTGA
- a CDS encoding helix-turn-helix domain-containing protein, with product MSSTDTLFVALEKSYFTVPREITSKELGEQLGGSDQEVTERIRRGTTNILTHILMSPEDD from the coding sequence ATGTCCAGCACTGATACACTTTTTGTAGCGCTTGAGAAGAGCTACTTTACGGTCCCACGGGAGATAACGTCGAAGGAGTTGGGGGAACAACTGGGGGGGTCGGATCAGGAAGTGACCGAACGGATCCGACGCGGGACGACGAATATATTGACACACATCCTGATGTCACCAGAGGACGACTGA
- a CDS encoding HdeD family acid-resistance protein translates to MNQTATTESARESMHSLQDHWRLLLAMGIIIVGLGILAILSPLVAGLSATVALGALLIIGAVVHAAHVFTVHGWKGRTAQTVLAVVYLLAGLALVGNPAAGLATLTILLVAFFVVDGLIEVYGGLKLRPETNWQWMVGSGAISIVLAGLIWVTLPFAIVWAVGLLFGINLLTTGISMIEIAFGGRSASREGRAPAGEPRGA, encoded by the coding sequence ATGAACCAAACAGCCACGACTGAATCAGCCCGAGAATCGATGCACTCGCTGCAAGATCACTGGCGACTGTTATTAGCGATGGGGATCATTATCGTCGGTCTCGGTATCTTAGCGATTCTTTCTCCACTCGTCGCCGGCTTATCTGCAACCGTCGCACTGGGGGCACTCTTGATCATTGGTGCAGTCGTTCATGCCGCCCACGTGTTTACAGTTCATGGGTGGAAAGGACGCACGGCTCAGACTGTCTTAGCAGTCGTGTACCTACTGGCTGGCCTCGCACTCGTCGGCAACCCTGCAGCAGGATTAGCGACTCTCACTATATTGTTAGTCGCGTTCTTCGTTGTTGATGGGCTAATCGAAGTATATGGTGGACTCAAACTCCGTCCTGAGACGAACTGGCAGTGGATGGTTGGAAGTGGCGCCATCTCAATCGTCCTTGCCGGTCTTATCTGGGTAACGTTGCCCTTTGCTATCGTGTGGGCTGTTGGTCTTCTCTTCGGAATCAATCTACTTACAACTGGTATCTCGATGATCGAGATCGCTTTTGGCGGACGGAGCGCTAGTAGGGAAGGGAGGGCACCTGCTGGCGAGCCACGTGGCGCCTAA
- a CDS encoding CHRD domain-containing protein, which translates to MTEQSETNDDAKQMPDFPLNRNPERELEQAPAAESESGQSRRGFLAASAAVGLGAAGMTGSVSAHDGDGDESSTNHDDDDNTKMNEIEVDAGAGFTVQDIVDNPDGFFVDVHTEEFVPGAIRGQIHGEPGDTQFLVQADGDQVVDGDSGEVGIGDPEGSGLYELELQPEENIICFDIAVDVTPPYQSPANTATHIHEAPEGEAGPPRVVFPDPTPNDPEVQQVRESVGCLPGEFATMTGVMIPVEDNPRVDADNVEKKEVYMPKDKDC; encoded by the coding sequence ATGACGGAACAATCAGAGACAAACGATGACGCAAAACAGATGCCGGACTTCCCACTCAACCGGAATCCCGAGAGAGAACTCGAACAGGCGCCTGCCGCCGAATCCGAGAGTGGACAATCCCGCCGCGGATTTCTCGCTGCATCCGCAGCAGTTGGACTCGGTGCTGCAGGCATGACCGGATCAGTGAGCGCCCACGACGGCGACGGTGATGAGAGCAGTACGAACCATGATGACGACGACAATACCAAAATGAACGAGATCGAAGTCGACGCAGGCGCTGGATTCACCGTACAGGATATCGTTGACAACCCAGACGGATTTTTCGTGGACGTCCACACCGAAGAGTTCGTTCCTGGTGCGATCCGGGGGCAAATACACGGCGAACCAGGAGATACGCAGTTCCTCGTGCAGGCCGACGGTGATCAGGTCGTTGATGGTGACTCTGGCGAGGTTGGTATCGGCGATCCGGAGGGAAGTGGTCTCTATGAGCTAGAGCTGCAGCCCGAGGAGAACATCATCTGCTTCGACATCGCTGTCGATGTGACGCCGCCATACCAGAGCCCTGCGAACACAGCAACCCACATCCACGAGGCGCCGGAAGGAGAGGCTGGACCGCCACGTGTCGTATTCCCGGATCCGACGCCGAATGATCCGGAGGTACAGCAGGTCCGAGAGAGCGTTGGCTGCCTGCCTGGTGAGTTCGCGACCATGACAGGTGTGATGATTCCTGTCGAGGACAATCCGCGAGTTGACGCCGATAACGTCGAAAAGAAAGAAGTGTACATGCCAAAAGACAAGGATTGTTAA
- a CDS encoding helix-turn-helix transcriptional regulator — translation MYDLTGFQRDLLYVVAGKNGPNGLAVKAELEEYYESEVAHSRLYQNFDRLIEKGLVEKGRSDRRANYYVLPDRGRREIDTRREWENQYVTVPVVNQPTSTTATADE, via the coding sequence ATGTATGATCTGACGGGGTTCCAGCGCGACCTCCTGTACGTCGTCGCCGGCAAGAACGGCCCCAACGGGCTCGCAGTCAAAGCAGAGCTCGAGGAGTACTACGAATCGGAGGTCGCTCACAGCCGTCTGTACCAGAATTTCGACCGGCTAATCGAGAAAGGACTGGTCGAAAAGGGGAGATCCGATCGGCGAGCGAACTACTACGTGCTGCCTGATCGTGGGCGTCGTGAGATCGACACGCGTCGCGAATGGGAAAACCAGTACGTGACGGTTCCCGTAGTCAACCAGCCGACGAGTACGACTGCGACCGCTGACGAGTAG
- a CDS encoding LysE family translocator yields the protein MIEFTTLAAFVPAVLAIIVAPGPDTVYTVTQSLKSGRSAGLIAGLGTATGVLVHTIGARLGLAALLRTSALAYMVVKYVGAAYLLYLGVQMFRSDDQFDLQTDLAEQDTSLVESYRKAVVINVSNPKVAVFILAFFPQFVPATANASLQMSLLGLLYTGLSVCYLGVVALFASRVRHQLLHSEVTRRAVQYLSGSVFIGFGLKLAVEKRPTA from the coding sequence ATGATCGAGTTTACGACACTCGCTGCGTTCGTCCCTGCCGTCCTCGCAATTATCGTCGCGCCCGGCCCTGATACGGTCTATACCGTTACACAATCGCTCAAAAGTGGGCGTTCGGCGGGACTCATCGCAGGACTTGGGACGGCAACTGGCGTGTTAGTCCACACGATTGGGGCGAGACTCGGTCTGGCGGCACTCCTGCGAACGAGCGCGCTCGCCTACATGGTCGTGAAATACGTCGGCGCCGCGTATCTGCTCTATCTCGGTGTCCAGATGTTCCGAAGTGACGACCAATTCGATCTCCAAACCGACCTCGCCGAGCAGGATACCTCTCTTGTAGAGTCATACCGGAAGGCGGTCGTCATCAACGTCTCCAACCCGAAGGTTGCGGTGTTCATCCTTGCGTTTTTCCCGCAGTTCGTTCCAGCAACCGCGAACGCCTCACTCCAGATGTCACTCCTCGGGCTCCTCTATACAGGGCTGAGCGTCTGTTATCTCGGCGTCGTCGCACTCTTCGCCAGCCGGGTTCGACACCAGCTCCTTCACTCAGAGGTAACTCGCAGGGCTGTTCAGTATCTGAGTGGGAGTGTCTTCATTGGATTCGGACTGAAACTCGCAGTTGAGAAACGGCCTACTGCCTAA
- a CDS encoding formate/nitrite transporter family protein, giving the protein MSTETGSDEPSGASLSYQNILEREMEEALQEIARPTMGVFLSGLSAGLNLSFGALFMGMALTFSGGFQSQLVQQLALGSLSSIAFLFVVLGQTELFTAHSTMAVLPVLDRRASLSDLGGLWGATYVSNLLGCVIFAGLIASLGPSMGIISPSAFGTLANALIPLPWWTILLSGIVAGWLMGMTTWLVAASRDTIGRIVFTMVVTGSIGFGPFHHAILGTTEVVSAMFLGQGVTIGDLVHFLLWTTIGNIIGGAVFVGLLNYGHIELAGEPQDVDFEAETTSDS; this is encoded by the coding sequence ATGAGTACTGAAACAGGAAGTGACGAACCCTCCGGTGCATCCCTCTCGTATCAGAATATTCTCGAACGGGAGATGGAAGAAGCGCTCCAAGAGATCGCTCGTCCAACGATGGGAGTGTTCTTATCCGGTCTTTCAGCCGGTTTGAATTTGAGTTTCGGTGCTTTGTTTATGGGAATGGCGTTAACGTTCTCGGGTGGCTTCCAATCACAGTTAGTGCAACAACTCGCATTAGGCAGTCTTTCTTCAATCGCGTTCTTGTTCGTGGTTCTTGGGCAAACAGAGTTATTCACCGCCCACTCAACAATGGCTGTGCTTCCGGTTCTCGACCGTCGAGCCTCGCTCAGTGACCTTGGTGGGCTCTGGGGAGCAACCTATGTTTCGAATCTCCTTGGCTGTGTGATCTTTGCCGGTCTTATTGCCAGCCTCGGGCCGTCGATGGGTATCATTTCACCGTCAGCATTCGGCACGCTTGCAAACGCGTTAATCCCACTTCCTTGGTGGACGATCCTCCTCAGCGGTATCGTTGCAGGCTGGCTCATGGGAATGACCACATGGCTCGTGGCTGCTAGTCGTGATACGATCGGACGTATCGTATTTACGATGGTTGTCACCGGGTCGATCGGCTTCGGTCCGTTCCATCATGCTATCCTCGGGACAACTGAAGTGGTTTCGGCAATGTTCTTGGGCCAAGGAGTGACAATTGGGGATCTCGTTCACTTCCTACTCTGGACTACAATTGGAAACATCATCGGTGGAGCGGTATTCGTTGGGTTGCTCAACTATGGACATATTGAACTCGCTGGCGAGCCACAGGATGTAGACTTTGAAGCCGAAACAACTAGCGACTCCTGA
- a CDS encoding TVP38/TMEM64 family protein, producing the protein MKVFSSKKHRLRGILFSVIAIVALGLLYLSIQRYLPFIFNTQELRLWISQFGPLAPLVFIIIQATQVVVAPIPGQALALVSGYLFGSVAGTIYSLLGVLLGSAIAFSLAKRYGRSFVEEVLHDDLMTRFDGFVDQIGIPGLLVFVLIPGLPDDAICFLCGLTTMSLRTFLILITIGRLPAYILTVYAGGELASGQFGSALLLLGVVIVLSAIGYYKQNAIRQFIQRLNF; encoded by the coding sequence ATGAAGGTATTTTCTTCGAAGAAGCATCGACTCCGGGGGATTCTGTTTTCGGTTATAGCAATAGTTGCTCTCGGTCTTCTATATCTCTCTATTCAACGGTATTTACCGTTTATTTTCAATACTCAAGAACTTCGTCTATGGATCTCCCAATTCGGTCCCCTCGCTCCTCTCGTTTTCATCATCATCCAGGCTACGCAAGTCGTCGTGGCTCCTATACCCGGGCAGGCTCTTGCTCTCGTCTCAGGGTATCTCTTTGGATCCGTTGCCGGGACTATCTATAGTCTCCTCGGTGTCCTTCTTGGGAGTGCGATTGCGTTCAGCCTTGCAAAGCGCTATGGGCGCTCGTTTGTTGAAGAGGTTCTCCACGACGACCTGATGACGCGCTTTGACGGATTCGTAGACCAAATCGGTATCCCAGGCCTACTCGTGTTTGTCCTCATTCCCGGTCTTCCCGATGATGCAATTTGTTTCCTCTGTGGTCTCACGACGATGTCGCTCCGAACGTTCCTTATACTGATTACTATCGGTCGTCTACCAGCGTATATTCTCACCGTGTACGCCGGCGGTGAATTGGCCAGCGGTCAGTTCGGTAGCGCACTACTACTTCTCGGGGTCGTGATTGTTCTTTCAGCGATCGGCTACTACAAGCAGAATGCGATTCGACAGTTTATCCAGCGACTAAATTTCTAG